Part of the Candidatus Margulisiibacteriota bacterium genome, GTCCGGCCAGTGGCCCGCGGCCGGCTTCGTCCACGCCGGCGATCAATTTAAACCCCTGGCGCTGGAGCCTTTTTTCGAAAACTAACGAGGGCATCGGCCCTTATTATACTAGATGAGGCCAGACTTGGACAGCGGCCAAATGCGGAGAAAAGCGGGGCCGATCAGGTTCTTTTTCGGGAGGAAACCCCAGTAACGGCTGTCAGCCGAGGCGGGGCGGTTGTCACCCATGACGAAATACGAGTCGGACGGGATGGTGACCGGACCGAAATTAGCGTAATCCTGGTTCATGGTGTGCGTTTCGACCAACGGTTGGCCGTTGATATTGATCACGCCATCCTTGATCACCAGCGTCTCCCCCGGCAAACCGATCAGCCGCTTGATCAGGTCCTTTTTCTGCAGGCTGGTATCGGACACGCCGCGGAAAACAACGGTCTCCAGGCGCTGGGGGGCGCGGAAATGATAAATGACCTTGTTGACCACGATCCGGTCATTGATGTCGAGGGTCGGCTCCATTGAACCGGAGGGAATCCAGAAAACTTGGAGAAAAAACGCCCGGATGACCAAAGCGAGGGCTAGGGCGACAACGATCGTCTCAGTCCAGTCTAATAACCAGTGCTTAAACCGCAACATCAGTTGGAGCCTGTTGTCCGGCTTCTTCAATGCGAGTAGCGCGGCTGCCGATCCTCTTCCTCATATAATAAAGCTTGGCGCGGCGAACCTTGCCGCTTTTCAAAATTTCGACACGTTCAATTTTCGGCGAATAGAGTGGGAAAGTTCTCTCTACCCCTACCCCCTGGACCAGCTTGCGGACGGTAAAATTGACGCGGACACCGGCCCCGCCTCGTTTGATGACGATCCCCTCAAAGCCCTGGACCCGCTCTTTGCTCCCCTCAATGATCTTGGAGAAGACCTTAACTGTGTCTCCAGGCTTAAAAGCCGGTAACTTGCGTTTCATCTGTGACTGTTCGATATCTTCAATAACGCCCATAACAAAAGCTCCTTAAATAAAACTGGTGGTAAATCGACAGGTCTAACTGCCCAATAACCTATCGAGTATTATAGCACAAGCCGAGCGGACTGACAAATGGTTATACTCGCCCGGACCACAAATGGGGGGCAATACGTGGTCAACTTTGGTAAATACTTCTTCCGCCAAGCCCCAGCCAGTGCCAAAAAGCAAAAGGTATGGATTATTTGATGTTTTGATCTC contains:
- the lepB gene encoding signal peptidase I, coding for MLRFKHWLLDWTETIVVALALALVIRAFFLQVFWIPSGSMEPTLDINDRIVVNKVIYHFRAPQRLETVVFRGVSDTSLQKKDLIKRLIGLPGETLVIKDGVININGQPLVETHTMNQDYANFGPVTIPSDSYFVMGDNRPASADSRYWGFLPKKNLIGPAFLRIWPLSKSGLI
- the rplS gene encoding 50S ribosomal protein L19 → MGVIEDIEQSQMKRKLPAFKPGDTVKVFSKIIEGSKERVQGFEGIVIKRGGAGVRVNFTVRKLVQGVGVERTFPLYSPKIERVEILKSGKVRRAKLYYMRKRIGSRATRIEEAGQQAPTDVAV